The genomic window AGAAGAGCAAGTGGCTCACCTCGGACCTGCTCACCAGCGCCGCGAAGGGCGCGATGGTCGGGCTCCTCGTCGGGTCCCTGTTCGGGCCGGCGGGCCTCGTCTTAGGGCCGCTGCTCGGCGGCGCCCTGTTCTACGGCCTGACCAAGATCACGAGCTGACGGCTTAGGCCGAAAGGCCCAGGCCGGGAAGGACCGAACGCCCCTTACGGGGCGTTTCGCTTGGCGCTATCCTATGGGCATGAGAGTCCTGGTCCTGCCCATGCTGCTCGCCGCCGCCTTCGCCGTCCCGGCCCGTGCCGCCGGGCCCGCGGCGAACCTCGAGGCGCCGAACTTCGACGGCGCGCGCGCCCGGCCCGAGGGAGACCTCGTGCGGGCGGGCGCCTCGACCGACGGCCGCACGGCGGAGCAGATCGCGAAGGACGAGCAGGTCAAGGCCGACGCGCGCGCGCGCGCGGATCTCAAGACGCCGACCCCCGGCCCGGACAAGGAGATCGAGCCCCCCAAGCCCAACGAGTGGCTCAAGTCGGACCACATCATCAGCGGCGTCAAGGGCGCCATGATCGGGCTGCTCGTCGGCTCCTTGTGGGGCTTCGCCGGCATGGGCGTCGGCGTGCTGATCGGCGGCCTGATCGGCTACGGCCTGTCCAAGCTCACGGCTTAGACGGTCCTTCGTCCCTCATCCCCCACGCCAGCATGCAGGCTCCGATCGTGATGCACGAGTCGGCCACGTTGAACACGGGCCAATGGTGCAGGTGCAGGAAATCCACGACGAAGCCGAACGCCAGGCGGTCGTACAGGTTGCCCACCGCCCCGGCCGTCACGAGCAGGGCCCCCCACTGCAGCCAAAGGTCGTCCTTCGGCCAGCGCCGCCGGACGACCTGCAGCGCGACGACCAGCCCGATGGAGACCGCGGTCAGGAGCTTGTTGGCGCCGCGGCCCATGCCGAACGCCGCGCCCGTGTTCTCGACGTAGGTCAGGTCGAAGAACGGGAGGAGCGGGATCGTGCCGGCGGCCTTGAGCGAGCCGGCGGCCCAGATCTTGGTCGCGCGGTCGAGCGCGAGGAGGGCGACTACAGCTGCCGCGCGCAGCGTCCGCATAGCTCCGGGGCCGACGGGTCCGAGCCGAGGTCGGTCTGCCAGCGCCAGCAGCGCGGGCATTTCGCGCCGTCGGCGTGGACGACGGAGATGTCCGACACCGCGCCCCAGGACACCTGGGAGACGATGAACAGCTCCTCGAGGTCGAGACGCTTGAACTCCACGGCGTCCCCGGGGAGCGTGACCCGCGCGTCGAGCGACTTGCCGATCAGCTTGGCCGTCCGGGCCTCCTCGATCTTCTTCATGACGCGCTCGCGCAGCTCGAGCGCCTTGGCCCACCGCGCCGCGAGGGCCTCGTCGGTCCAACGCACGTCGGTCTCCGGGAGGTCCCACAGGAAGACGCTGGCGGAAGGACGCGCGGGCCAGAAGCGCCAGGCCTCCTCGGCCGTGAAGGAGAGGATCGGGGACAGCAAGGAGCACAGGCGCGCGAAGGTCTCGGCCATGACGGTCTGGGCCGCGAGGCGCTCGGGCGAGCCGGCCTTGAAGGTGTAGAGGCGGTCCTTGGTCCCGTCGAGGTACAGCGCCGAAAGGTCGAAGGCGCAGAAGTCCACGAGGCGGCGCGCGGCGTCGCGGTAGCGGTACGCGCGGTAGTCCTCGAGCACGGCCTTCTGGAGCGCGGCCAGGCGATGCAGGAGGTAGCGCTCCATCTCCGGGAGCTCGCCGTAAGCGACCGTCTTGGACGAGTCGAACCCGTCGAGGCTCCCGAGGAGGTACTTGAAGGTGTTGCGCACGCGCCGGTACGAGTCGGCGGGGCCCTCGAGGAGCTTGTCGGAGATGCGCACGTCGTCGTTGTAGTCGCACAGCGCGACCCAGAGCCGCAGGAGGTCGGCGCCCCATTTGGAGATGACCTCCTGGGGCGCGACCACGTTGCCGGTCGACTTGTGCATCGCGCGGCCCTTCTCGTCGAGGACGAAACCGTGCGTCAGCACCGCCTTGTACGGGGCCTTGCCGCGCAGGGCCGTGGACATGACGAGCGAGCTCTGGAACCAGCCGCGGTGCTGGTCGGAGCCCTCCAGGTACAGGTCGGCGACGGCGTCCTCGCCCAGCACCGAGAGCCAGGAGACGCCGGAGTCGAGCCACACGTCGAGGATGTCCGACTCGCGGCGGAAGCCGTCGGCCAAAGCGGGATGATCCGGCAGGAAGCCCCAGTCCTTGCGCGTCAGGACCTCGCCCCACCTCTCGAACCAGAAGTCGGTGCCGTTGGTCGCGGCGTGGCGCTCGATGGCCTGGAGCACGGCGTCGTCGAGGATCGCCTCGCCGGTCTTGACCGAGTACAGCACGGTGATCGGCGTGCCCCACACGCGCTGGCGCGACAGGCACCAGTCGGGTCGGTTGGTCACCATCGCGGCGATGCGGTTGCGGCCCTCGGCGGGGACCCACT from Elusimicrobiota bacterium includes these protein-coding regions:
- the lspA gene encoding signal peptidase II, producing the protein MRTLRAAAVVALLALDRATKIWAAGSLKAAGTIPLLPFFDLTYVENTGAAFGMGRGANKLLTAVSIGLVVALQVVRRRWPKDDLWLQWGALLVTAGAVGNLYDRLAFGFVVDFLHLHHWPVFNVADSCITIGACMLAWGMRDEGPSKP
- the ileS gene encoding isoleucine--tRNA ligase yields the protein MPEARTDWSATINLPKTDFPMKGDLARREPELLKVWEEEGLYQKMRARQEGRPAFVLHDGPPYANGSIHIGHALNKTLKDMTVKARALMGHSAPYVPGWDCHGLPIETALLKEMKMSKRGVTDIPKFRRDAAAFAERFIGLQRSEFKRLGLLGDWENPYKTMSRGYEAKILRAFRLLVQKGHVYRGLKPVLWCPTCETALADAEVEYKDKTSPSVYVALKLRPFKAEAAKSDKQLLDGAELVVWTTTPWTLPANRAAAFNPLLKYTLVAAEIGGVKRSLLVGRDRLEAVKAIVGATAWEEVKSWDGSYFDDPSITYALPFPPSAADHSGRTVVADYVTAEDGTGIVHTAPGHGEDDFHTGIKYGLQILNPVDNSGVFTDKAPQWKGKNIFKEGNPEIVADLAERGLLLAKKDISHSYPHCWRCKNPVIFRTTEQWFLKLSEALRGHLLAEIDKTQWVPAEGRNRIAAMVTNRPDWCLSRQRVWGTPITVLYSVKTGEAILDDAVLQAIERHAATNGTDFWFERWGEVLTRKDWGFLPDHPALADGFRRESDILDVWLDSGVSWLSVLGEDAVADLYLEGSDQHRGWFQSSLVMSTALRGKAPYKAVLTHGFVLDEKGRAMHKSTGNVVAPQEVISKWGADLLRLWVALCDYNDDVRISDKLLEGPADSYRRVRNTFKYLLGSLDGFDSSKTVAYGELPEMERYLLHRLAALQKAVLEDYRAYRYRDAARRLVDFCAFDLSALYLDGTKDRLYTFKAGSPERLAAQTVMAETFARLCSLLSPILSFTAEEAWRFWPARPSASVFLWDLPETDVRWTDEALAARWAKALELRERVMKKIEEARTAKLIGKSLDARVTLPGDAVEFKRLDLEELFIVSQVSWGAVSDISVVHADGAKCPRCWRWQTDLGSDPSAPELCGRCARQL